In Pseudodesulfovibrio alkaliphilus, the genomic stretch CGTGGAGCGCATCGGCGAGACCAAGGGAGAGCTGACCAACAAGGCCTTTCCCGGCACTGACCGTCAGGAGGTCACCAGGATCGAGCAACCCATCGCAGACCACAACACCGGGATGCTGCTGGCCATCAACCTGATTACGGACCCTGACAAGGGTGTCATCAAGGATCGCGCTGAAATCGACGCCGTAGGCCATCGCGTGGTGCATGGCGGCGAGGCGTTCCATCAGCCCACAGTCATCACCGATGCGGTCATCCGGGCCATTGAGGAGACCGTGCCTCTGGCCCCGCTGCACAACCCGGCCAACCTCGACGGCATCCGCGTGGCCGTGGAGCTGTTTCCCGGGGTGCCCCAGGTGGCCGTGTTCGACACCGCCTTCCACCAGAGCATTCCGGCCCACGCCTTCATGTACGCGCTGCCCTACGCCCTGTACGAGGCCGACCGGGTCCGCCGCTACGGATTCCACGGCACCTCGCACAAGTATGTGGCCGGCGAGTGCGCCCGGCTGCTCGGCAAGCCGCTTGAGCAGTGCAACCTGATCACCGTGCACCTGGGCAACGGCTGCTCCATGACCGCCGTGGAGCAGGGCAGGAGCGTGGACACCTCCCTGGGCCTGACCCCTCTTGAGGGGTTGGTCATGGGCACGCGCAGCGGCGACGTGGATCCTGCCGTACATGCCTTCCTGGCCCGCAACAAGGGCATGGATATCGAGGCCATTGACGCCATGCTCAACAAGGAGTCGGGTCTAAAAGGGCTGTGCGGCATGAATGACATGCGCGACATCCACGCAGCCGTCGACAAGGGCGACCCCAGGGCCAAGCTGGCTCTGGACGTGCAGACCTACCGCAACCGCAAGTACATCGGCGCCTACATGGCCGTGCTCGGCCGGGTGGACGCCATCGTCTTTACCGCGGGCATCGGCGAGAACGACGATGTGGTCCGGCGAGAGTCTCTCAAGGGTCTGGAATGCTTCGGCGTCAGGATTGACGCCGCGGCCAACGGCCAACGCGCCAAGGAACCGCTCAGGATCAGCGCAGCCGACAGCTCCATTGAAGTATGGGTCATTCCCACCAACGAGGAACTGGCCATTGCCAGAGAGACGAAAAGCGTCCTGAACTAGCAATTCGACGTGGACGGCCGCCGGGCCGGGCCACTGGGAGGGAGAAAGCATGACTACCGATTACTGCCAGACGTTCGTGGACAAAGCCAAGGCTGTCTCCGCCATCGTCTCCGAGGTGAAGAGTGAGGACGAGGCGCTGCAATACGTCATAGACCTGTGCGACAGGAAGGAGGCGTGCCAACTGCTCGTCTCGGGATGCGAGCGCGATCTGTCCGAAAAGGCCGAACAGCTCTGCGAGGCCAAGCAAAAAAAAGTCATCGCCGCGCCGGGCCTGACCAAGGCGCTGTACGACAAGCTTGCGGAAATGAGCGCCAAGGCCGGTTTCGAGTGCATCGACTCCGGCATGCGCGACCATCTGGCCGGCGTGGACATCGGCTTCACTTTTGCCGAATACGGAATGGCCGAGACCGGCTCCCTGATGCTCGACTGTCCGGGCGAGGACATGCGCCTGGCCACCATGGTCAGCGAGTTCCACGTCTGCGTGCTGCCCAAGTCCAAGATATGCAAGGATAGCTACGCTGTGGAAGAAATGATGCTCGCCCGCATGGGCAAGACGCCGGATTACCTGGCCTTCATCACCGGAGCCAGCCGCACCGCAGACATCGAGCGCGTTCTGGCGCTGGGTGTTCACGGTCCCCTTGAACTGCACATCCTGCTCCTGGAGGACTAGCCATGCAAAAAGCCAATAATCTCAAAGAATACCGCAGCGAACTGCGCGAGTCTCTGGACAACGACTTTTTGCGCACCACCCTGGACAATTTCGCTGTGGCCTATCGCGCCGGGAGAGCCAATGCCTTCAAGGACATGGACGTGCACGGACTGATCGACGAGATCGCCTGCTCCAAGGACGAGGCCGCCGCCAGCCTGGATGCGCTGTACAAGCAGTTCAAGGAAAAGGCGGAGGCTGCCGGGGTTCATGTGCATCTTGCCAAGGATGCCAAGGAGGCCAACGACATCATTGCTTCCATCGCCAAGAACGCCAATTGCAAGAAGATCGTCAAATCCAAGTCCATGACCGCCGAGGAGACGCTCCTCAACCACGCCCTGGAGGACGAAGGGCTTGAAGTGACCGAGACCGATCTTGGCGAGTGGATTATCCAGCTGCGGCACGAGGGGCCGTCGCACATGGTCATGCCCGCCATTCACCTCTCCCGTTATCAGGTGGGCGACCTGTTCACCGAGGTCACAGGCAAGAAGCAGGACAGCGAGATCGAGAAGCTGGTCAAGGTGGCCCGCCGCGAACTGCGCCAGAAGTACGTCGAGGCGGACATGGGCATTTCCGGTGCCAACTTCGCCGTGGCCGAGACCGGCTCCATCGGGCTTGTCACCAACGAGGGCAACGCCCGGCTGGTGACCACGCTGCCGCGTGTCCATGTGGCGCTGATGGGGCTGGACAAGCTCCTGCCCACCCTGCACGATGCGCTGCGCATCCTCAAGGCCCTGCCCCGCAACGCAACCGGGCAGGCCATCACCTCCTATGTCACCTGGATC encodes the following:
- a CDS encoding LutC/YkgG family protein — encoded protein: MTTDYCQTFVDKAKAVSAIVSEVKSEDEALQYVIDLCDRKEACQLLVSGCERDLSEKAEQLCEAKQKKVIAAPGLTKALYDKLAEMSAKAGFECIDSGMRDHLAGVDIGFTFAEYGMAETGSLMLDCPGEDMRLATMVSEFHVCVLPKSKICKDSYAVEEMMLARMGKTPDYLAFITGASRTADIERVLALGVHGPLELHILLLED
- a CDS encoding acetate/propionate family kinase translates to MKVLVINSGSSSIKYQLLDMQTETVLVSGLVERIGETKGELTNKAFPGTDRQEVTRIEQPIADHNTGMLLAINLITDPDKGVIKDRAEIDAVGHRVVHGGEAFHQPTVITDAVIRAIEETVPLAPLHNPANLDGIRVAVELFPGVPQVAVFDTAFHQSIPAHAFMYALPYALYEADRVRRYGFHGTSHKYVAGECARLLGKPLEQCNLITVHLGNGCSMTAVEQGRSVDTSLGLTPLEGLVMGTRSGDVDPAVHAFLARNKGMDIEAIDAMLNKESGLKGLCGMNDMRDIHAAVDKGDPRAKLALDVQTYRNRKYIGAYMAVLGRVDAIVFTAGIGENDDVVRRESLKGLECFGVRIDAAANGQRAKEPLRISAADSSIEVWVIPTNEELAIARETKSVLN